CAGGCCATAAATCTGACCGGCGAGATAGACAGCGTTGGCCTTATCCGGCGTTTCGATGACCTTGATTTCCCCTTGCTTGAGGAATTGCGCGGTGCGTTCGATTCGCTTGTAAGGCACCTCGGTCTTCCAGTCGGCGAGGATCTTCTTGATGGCTTCGAGAGCGGGTTCCGTGTCGAAATCGCCGACGATGGCCAACTGGCCGATTTCGCCGCCGACTTGCTCGGCATACAGCTTGCGCACATCCTCGACCGTCAACTTGTTGAGTTGTTCGAGCTGTTCCTCGATGGTCGGAGAATAGCGCACATCGCTGGGCGGATACGGTTGCAGCGTGCGTCGTAACAGATTCGACGCAAGTGCTTGCGGCTCGGTTCGCTGCTTTTCGATGGCTTCGCGTTGTTCCCGCTGCAAAATCTCGAATTCTTCCGCGGGGAAAGTGGGATGCCGCAGCATTTCTTCCACCAGTGCCAGCGTTGGCAGCAGGGTTTCCCGCTTGGCTTGGATGGTCACGCCCAATTCACCGGCACCGGATCGCAGCCCGACGCGAGCGCCGAGTTTGTCCAGTTCATCGCTCAACTGCTGGCGATTGTATTTGGCGGTTCCGCGGCGCAACATCGAGCCGATGAAGTCGGCGGCGTTGGTCTTGCCGGCCAACGATTGCTCGTTGCCAAACTTCAGTACCATCGTCAAATTCACGACTTCGCCGCGCGTCTTCTTGCTCAGCAAGCCATATTCGAACGATGGCGACAACTTGCCTTGCACGAGTCGCTTTTGCACATTTTCGGGGGTTGGCGAAAAGGCTTCACCAGCCACCACATCGGTACGGCCTTTGTACCCTTCGACCAACTCGGCAACGCTGGGCGTTTCCGGAATCGCGGCGCGAGCGGGCTTTTCCGTGGGGATAAACTGGCCCACCGTGCGATTGCTGCGGGTGAGATATTCCGCGGCCACCCGGTTGACATCCGCCGCCGTGACCTTCTCGACGCGGTCCCGATGCAGGAAGAACAGCCGCCAATCGCCGCAAGCCGCCCATTCGCTCAATTGCACAGCCATGGAGCTGGTATTGGCGGTCAGATTTTCGATCAACGTGCGGAATCGCTGCTTGGATCGAGCGATTTCGTCTTCGGTAATCGGGCTGGCTGCCAATTCTTCCAACGTGCGAATCATCGTATCCCGCACATCGTCCAACTGCTTGGCATCGGTGCTGGCGGTGATTTCGATCACGCCCGGATCATGCCAGGCAAATGCGCTTCCGCTTAGGCTCGACGCCTTCTTGCTGGCCACGAGTGCTTTGTACAATCGGCCATTCGGCTGGCTGGTGAGAATATCTTCCAGGATTTGCAACGCCGGGTAATCCGGATGCGCTCCGCTGGGAATGTGGTACACCGCACCGACCGCGCCGACCGTTCCCACCCGACGCAGATTCACGATCCGTTCGCCGTCTTGGGCCGGTTCTTGCGTGTACGTGTTGGGCAGCGGCGTTTCCGGATTCTTGAGCACGCCAAAGTATTGCTCGATGAACTGCATCGCCTTGGCTTGATTGAACTGCCCGGCAACCACGAGCATGGCATTATCAGGACGGTAAAACTTCTTATAAAAGGCCTTCAGATTGTCGATGGGCACGCGCTCGATATCGCTGCGGTTGCCGATGGTCGATTTGCCGTAGTTGTGCCATTCATAGGCCACAGCCATCATCCGTTGAGACAGCACGCGCTCGGGGCTGTTTTCGCCGCTTTCGAATTCGTTGCGAACGACGGTCATTTCCGAGGCCAAATCCTCGCGGCGCACGAACGAATTGACCATGCGGTCGGCTTCGAGTCGGATGCCGAATTCGAGATTTTCCTCGTTCGCGGGCATGGTTTCATAGTAATTCGTGCGATCCACCCAGGTGGTGCCGTTGAATCGGCCACCCGCCCCGTGATCCCGCAATGCCTTGGGAACGTCCGGATGCGTGGGCGTTCCCTTAAACAGCAAGTGTTCCAACAAGTGGGCCATCCCGGTTTCGCCATACCCTTCGTGGCGTGATCCGCAGAAGACCGTCAAATTCACCGTCACCAGAGGCTTCGAGGCATCTGGGAACAGCAACACCCGCAGACCGTTGGGGAGCCGATATTCGGTAATCCCTTCCACGGTGGCAAGTTTCTGCAATTTCGGCTCAGCCGCAGGCAAGGACGGGGCCAGCATCAGTAGCATTACTCCGACCAAGCTCGTCGGCCAAATGGACCGACCGAGCAGTTGCACTCTCATGGGCACGACTCCATCCGATCGCGATGAATGTAAAACGTCTATCGTCGAAGGCGACCGTAAAATCGTCAAGCCCGTCACGATTTCACATGCCGGAATCCCGTTGATTCAGAGAGGCCATTCCCGAGAATGGAGGATCGCCGACTATCCATTGTAGGCATCCGGGACAATCAGCCCATCCCCGAAATGTTCGCGGATTCGCTGAACCAGAGCCTCGCTGATTTCGCCCGTTGAAATGCTGAGATATTCCAACCGTTGGGCCAACGGGGAATTCAAAATGGCCTCCAATGCGGCATCGCCGACATCGGTGTCTTGCAGATTCAAATACCGCAAATCCGCCAGGTGGGGACTGTTGGCCAAGGCGATGATTCCGGTATCGAAAATGGCGTTATCCGCCAGATGCAGCACCTGCAAGCGGTCGATTCGGGGCGAATCGGCGAGCCATTGCACGGCCAGGGACGACAATCCATTGCTGGATAGATCCAAATGCGTCAATCGGCCCATTAACGGCGAGCCGGCCAAGGCTTCGACACCGGCGTTGCCCAACTGATTTCCGCTCAAATACAAGCGGCGCAATCCCGACAGATGCGAGCGTCCCGCCAGCGTCCAGAAATCATCGGCCCGGAGTTGATTCTCGTTCAGAATCAAACAGCGCAGCCGAGCCAGCGAATCATCCTCGGCAATGCGATCCAATTCGCGTCGATGGGTGCCCGTGTTGGACAAGTCCAATGTCCGCAGACTTGCGAGATATGGCGAATCCAAAATCGCATCTAAGTCGGCATTCCCATAGTGTAAGTCGGCAAGATTCAGATATGCGAGCCGTGCGAACTGGCTATCGTGGGTCAATCGGTCGAATTCGCCGACTCCGCCGGTGAGTTGCACGCCAGTCAAGGGAATGCGGTCAATTAACGCGGGGAGCTGGGTCAAGAATGTCCGCAGATTGCAGATGACCCATTCGAGAAACCCCGACCGGAATTGGCCCAGGATGCCCGGGGCAGGTGCCGGATTGGCCCACGGGGCATCGGCATGGCGAATCAGCAATTCATTGCAATGAAATTCGAGCGATCGCACCCGCGCGGAGTGCTGGACGCCCCAATCGAAGCGATCCAGCAGCGCCGTGCGTTCACAATCCCAGCGGATAAACAGGGCTTGATCGGTCCGGTCGTGTTCTTCCAGCCAATCGGCGAAGGCCAATCTCAGGGCCAAATCCGCCGGGTGGGCCAAAATCTGCGACCAGAAATCCGATTCATCGATCATTCCAAGCCACTCCCGCCGGTGCCCCGCCCGCGGGTTGGCGAGCTGCTTGCGCCGCGGGGTTGGACAGCACCACCACATGCCCGTTCTTATACAAATCGTAGCGTTTGCCAATCACCGTATGCGGCACCGTGAGTTGCGGCAAAATGCGATCGTAATCCTTCTCGTGGATCAACACATACGTCGGCACGGGCTGCTTCAAAAATTCAATCGTCGCTGGAATATCCGGTAATTTGGTCACCTGCCGCTGCACATAGTACACCAAACTCGGTTGGAACCACACCAGCGAGCCAATGCGGATCTCGGCATCCGGTTGATGCAGCCCCAATTCCTGGGCGATTGCCTTGGGAGCTTTGTGCGGCTCCAGCGCGTAACTGGCGACGGCGGCCACGCAGCCGGTAAACGCAACTGCCGTCAGGGTCATGGCTTGCACAACGCGCTGCCGATCGTTCCATCGCAGGTAAATCGCCGCAATCGCCGCTCCCAAAAGTGGAATCGCCGCCACCCACAGCACCTCGCGCATGCCTTCCAATCGCGGCATCTTCCCGATCTTCACATCGACGATTCCGCCCAGCAACACGCTGGCCGTGCCCAGAATCACGCCCACCAGCGCCAACGCACCAACGCCTGCGGGCATGGCCCAGCGTGGCAGCGTCAGTTCGCCCGTTCGCCAGCGGTCGATCATGCGGGCGGTCAGAATCGCCAGCGCGGGGTACAACGGCAACACATAATTCGGCAATTTGGTGGCAGCGAGCGAGAAAAACAGCAAATACGCACCAATCCAGCACAGCAGCAGGCGATACGCTTCGACTCCGTTGCGACTCGCTTCGATGGTCTGACTCGCTTCCGGGGAAAGCGGCTCCATCAAGCGCTTGGTGGCCGATTGGCGAATCGAAATCCACGTCGTCACCGCCAGCACGACACTCCACGGCGCAAAGAAAATGAACAATCCCACCACGTGGTAGAAAATCGGCCCCGAGTGATGCTCCATCGGTGCCATGAATCGGTTGACATTCTGTTTGAGCAGAAATTCCTTGATGAATGCCGACTTCGTTTCGACCGTCACCAAAATGTACCAGGGCAACGCAATGGCTAGGAAAATCACCCAGGCAAGGATCGCGCGACGATCCCAAAACAGGCGGGACAACTGGCGATTCCAGGCAAAATAGGCAAGCAGCACCGTGCCGGGCAGCGCCACCCCCACCGGCCCCTTGGTCAGCACGGCAAATCCGCAGGCAATCGCCGTGGGAATCCACCACGCCTGCGAGCCATTGCGGGAACCAAACCAGAAGCAAACATACGTCAGCGTGCTAAATAGCAGCAACAAGCCATCAGGCGTGGCGGCATGGCTGAGCATGCAGACTTCAAACGCGCTGCCGACGACCAACCCGGCCAGCAGCCCCGTCGATGGCGTAAACATCCGCCGCGCCAGCTCATACGTCAGCAGCATCGTCACCAATCCCGCCAAAAACGACGGGAAGCGCGCGCCGAATTCGTTGATGCCAAAGACTTGGTAGGATAACATCTGACACCAGTACAGCAGTACCGGCTTGGCGGCGCGAAGTTCGTAGTTGAAGGTCGGAACGATCCAGGTGCCGGCTTCGAGCATCTCGCGGGCGGCCTCGGCATTCAAACCCTCGTCGATATCCCACAACGAGGGTCGCCCCAAGTTGGGCAACGTCAGCAGGACGCCGACGACCAGAAGCAGCAGATAGTGGCCGGTGCGGCCCGAAACAACGGATGCCATAGGTTCCTCCTTGAACCGAATCGGTGCCGCCCCCGGTCGGGTAGGCCGATTCCAGCCGGGCAGCATAGTCGGGGCAACGGATTTTTCCCAGATCAGTCTTCTGCTAGGCATTTGTGCGGATTTTGCTACGATAACCCGCATTGGGGACTCTCGAACGATGTGGGAAGCGGATGCAATGAGTACAGCGCTGCGATATGTCGGGCTGGATGTGGGCGGGACCACGATGAAGGCCGCAGTCATTGACGATGAGGGGATTGCCGCCCCCGCCGTCAGCCTGCCCACCGAGGCACATCGCGGCCAGGAAGCCGGCTTGGAACGGATGTGCGAGACGATTCGCGCCGCCGTCTCGGCTGCCGGAATGACCATGGATCAAATCACCGCCATCGGGGTGGCCACGCCCGGCATCATGGACATTGCCGCCGGATTGATCGTCGATCCCCCCAATTTGAAGCCTTGGAAGAATGTCCAAGTGCGGGGCCATATCGCCGAAGTCTTCCAAAAGCCAACCGCATTTCAGAATGATGCCAATGCCGCGGCATTCGGCGAATACTGGATCGGCACCGGACGCGATGCCCATAGCATGGTGCTGTTCACGCTCGGCACCGGCGTCGGCGGCGGGATCATCATTGGCGATCAGGTCATCGAAGGCCGACACTCCCACGGCGGCGAACTCGGCCACATGCGCATCCAACTGCGTGGCGGTCGGTTGTGCGGCTGCGGTCGCTTGGGCTGCCTCGAAGCCTATGCCTCCGCCACTGCCGTCGTCGCCCGCGCCCGCGAAGAAGTCGCCACCTACACGGGCAGCACCAAACTGAAAGAATTGCTGCAATCCGCGAGTGGAGAAGAGTTTAGCTCGCGCACCATCTTCGATGCCGCCGCTCATGGCGATGAATTGGCTGAGAAGATCGTCGATGATACGGCGTTTTACCTGGCCGTGGGTGCAACCAATATGATGCACAGCGTCGATCCGGATTTGATTCTGTTCGGCGGTGGGATGATCGCCGCCGGGGAATCGTTCCTGAATCGCATTCGCAAGCACGTTCACGAAATTGCCTTACCGATTCCCGCCGAACGCTGCGAAATCCGCTACGCCAGCCTGGGAAGCGACGCGGGATTCATCGGCGCGGCCGCCTGTGCCCGCCAATTGATCCATCGCCAGCGAGCATCCAGCAAATAACGCCCTCCTTTCACCCCCAAGCGAATCCCGACTCGGGAGACTCCGCGCGGGGGTGACATCCTCGTCGTCGCAATTCCATCCTCCGAATCGGTCACACGATTCTGACAAATTCGTTATTTTTTCATCCCCCCGCGTGTGAATCTGGATCGATTCCAGCGATTTCCATCCTCGCTGCGATTTCGGAGTGCGCAACGTGGCAATCCACGTTGAGATCATCCCGGCAAATTGGTCGATGCAAACGCCATTGGTTTTGATTCCATCATCGACGAGAGATCCGATGAAACCCGTACGTTCGGTTTTCGGTCTTTGTCTCGGCTCTTTGCTTGCATCAACCGCCTGGGGACAATCGCCCGCCACTCCCATTCCGACTCCGCTTCCCACGATATCGTCACCAATCGGCAGTGAATCGGTGTTGCCACTGCCGCCCGCGATGTCTGCGATTCCGCTGATGGAATCGGTGCCGCAAACCGTCTCGCCTGCGCCAGCGACGGAGCCAAAGTCACCCTCAGTTTTCTCGAAAATGCCGCCGCTGCAAACGGTTGCGCTTCCAGGTGGTGCCCCGATTCCGCCCACCAACGACGGCTACTACACCGGCCTGGATTGGCTGCTGGACCAAGCCGGACCACCGCCGAAGAGTCCGTTTCCCCGATTTGCGCTGGTGCCGTTTAGCTTCGAAAATTCGAATTATCGTCCGCTCGATTCCGTTCCATTCGATGAGCGGGATATCTGGGAATCGCTCAAACGGATTCCCGTGGGTGACGATTGGATGTTCTCGATGGGCGGCGAATTTCGTTGGCGGTATGCCGATGAAACGAACAGCCGATTGACCGGCGTGCGGAACACCTACGATCTCTTCCGCACACGACTGTATGGTGATCTGTATTATCGCGATCGCTTCCGCTTCTTCGTCGAAGGGCTGTTTGCCGAGAGCGTGAATCAGAATCTGCCGTTCAACGCGGTCGATATCAATCGTGGGGACATTCACGAGGCATTCGCCGATTTGCGACTATTCGATTTCGGAGAAGATCACCGCGTCTGGGTTCGCGGCGGTCGGCAGGAACTCATCTACGGTTCCCAACGCCTGCTCTCGCCCAGCGAGTGGGGCAACGTGCGCCGCCGATTCGATGGCGTGAAATTGTACGAGCGATCCGAAAAATGGGATCTCGATTTGTGGGTCACCTCCCCAGTGCTCAACGCCACCAACAGTCTGGACTCAACAGACCGCAATGTCGTGTTCACCGGGGCATGGAACACGTTCCGCCCGGCCAAAGGACACTATATCGATCTGTACTATCTCAACTTGGACAACACGAATCCGGTTTCGGTGGGTGCCGGTGGGCGTCGGGGTGGGCACAACATCAGTACCTTCGGTTTTCGGGCGCTCAGCAATGCGAATGCCTGGATGTACGATGTTGAAGCCGCATGGCAAACCGGTCGCTGGGTGAATCAAGATATCTCGGCGGCGATGTTTTCCGGCGGCGTCGGCTATCATTGGAAAGAGCGGCCCTGGAATCCGCAACTCTGGTTCTTCTATGACTTTGCGTCCGGCGATAATGATCCGCTCTCCGGCAAGCACACGACATTCAACCATCTGTATTCCTTCGGACACTTCTATTTCGGATACAATGACGTGGTTGGCCGTCAGAATATCCATGACTTTAACGTCCAATTTGCGCTCTATCCCAGCGAGTGGATTACCACACAGGCTCAATTCCACGTCTTCCATCTGGCGGAAGCACGCGATGCGCTCTACGGTCCGGTCGGTGCCCCGTTGCGTCGAGACATTACGGGCCGTGCCGGAACCGATGTCGGCCAGGAACTCGATTGGATCGTGAATTTCCACCTGACGAAGCATCAAGACTTGCTGATTGGATATTCGCATTTGTTTACGGGCGATTTCATCCGCGCAACGGGTGCGGGCGGCGATCTCGACACCATCTACGTGCAATATAACTATCGCTGGTGACTGGATTTGCGGCGAATCGATGCCGCCTCCTCTCCCGAGGCGACCTCGCATCACCGGGCAGCGACGGGTACAATCTCCACGCGACGGCGAAATGCTCGGACGGCATTTTGCGAATCTCTCCCGCGATGGAGTCCCGATGAGTCTTGCCCCCATCCGCATTGTTGGTGCCGGCGGAATTGGCTGCACCGTGGCGGCGATCCTCGCGCAAGTTGGCACCCCGGTTGAACTTGTAGAGGCCAACCCGGAGAAAGTCGCCTGGGGCCAACGTCACGGTGTGGAAATCGTCGGACGATCCGCAATCCGCATTCCCATCCACACATTTGATGATTGGCAGCCACGCCCCAATGACCGCATCATTCTTACCACCAAATGCTATGACAATGCTGCGGTGTTGAATCGCATCGGTGACACGCCGGTGGAACTGCTGCCGATACAGAACGGTTTCGATCCGATCTTGGACGCGC
This DNA window, taken from Tuwongella immobilis, encodes the following:
- a CDS encoding M16 family metallopeptidase, translating into MRVQLLGRSIWPTSLVGVMLLMLAPSLPAAEPKLQKLATVEGITEYRLPNGLRVLLFPDASKPLVTVNLTVFCGSRHEGYGETGMAHLLEHLLFKGTPTHPDVPKALRDHGAGGRFNGTTWVDRTNYYETMPANEENLEFGIRLEADRMVNSFVRREDLASEMTVVRNEFESGENSPERVLSQRMMAVAYEWHNYGKSTIGNRSDIERVPIDNLKAFYKKFYRPDNAMLVVAGQFNQAKAMQFIEQYFGVLKNPETPLPNTYTQEPAQDGERIVNLRRVGTVGAVGAVYHIPSGAHPDYPALQILEDILTSQPNGRLYKALVASKKASSLSGSAFAWHDPGVIEITASTDAKQLDDVRDTMIRTLEELAASPITEDEIARSKQRFRTLIENLTANTSSMAVQLSEWAACGDWRLFFLHRDRVEKVTAADVNRVAAEYLTRSNRTVGQFIPTEKPARAAIPETPSVAELVEGYKGRTDVVAGEAFSPTPENVQKRLVQGKLSPSFEYGLLSKKTRGEVVNLTMVLKFGNEQSLAGKTNAADFIGSMLRRGTAKYNRQQLSDELDKLGARVGLRSGAGELGVTIQAKRETLLPTLALVEEMLRHPTFPAEEFEILQREQREAIEKQRTEPQALASNLLRRTLQPYPPSDVRYSPTIEEQLEQLNKLTVEDVRKLYAEQVGGEIGQLAIVGDFDTEPALEAIKKILADWKTEVPYKRIERTAQFLKQGEIKVIETPDKANAVYLAGQIYGLKDSDPDYAALQVGNFLLGEAPLSSRLSNRVRGKEGLSYGVGSQTRAGSKDALGQFIIFAITNPGNIDKVDAAVRDELKKFYEQGVSLGELNEGKTALLNRFNTERTNDGELARQILSNLDLGRTFLQQAELEQRIANVTPEQIQAAFRKHLPLEKRLTVEAGDFKKMP
- a CDS encoding TIGR02996 domain-containing protein; its protein translation is MIDESDFWSQILAHPADLALRLAFADWLEEHDRTDQALFIRWDCERTALLDRFDWGVQHSARVRSLEFHCNELLIRHADAPWANPAPAPGILGQFRSGFLEWVICNLRTFLTQLPALIDRIPLTGVQLTGGVGEFDRLTHDSQFARLAYLNLADLHYGNADLDAILDSPYLASLRTLDLSNTGTHRRELDRIAEDDSLARLRCLILNENQLRADDFWTLAGRSHLSGLRRLYLSGNQLGNAGVEALAGSPLMGRLTHLDLSSNGLSSLAVQWLADSPRIDRLQVLHLADNAIFDTGIIALANSPHLADLRYLNLQDTDVGDAALEAILNSPLAQRLEYLSISTGEISEALVQRIREHFGDGLIVPDAYNG
- a CDS encoding ArnT family glycosyltransferase; this translates as MASVVSGRTGHYLLLLVVGVLLTLPNLGRPSLWDIDEGLNAEAAREMLEAGTWIVPTFNYELRAAKPVLLYWCQMLSYQVFGINEFGARFPSFLAGLVTMLLTYELARRMFTPSTGLLAGLVVGSAFEVCMLSHAATPDGLLLLFSTLTYVCFWFGSRNGSQAWWIPTAIACGFAVLTKGPVGVALPGTVLLAYFAWNRQLSRLFWDRRAILAWVIFLAIALPWYILVTVETKSAFIKEFLLKQNVNRFMAPMEHHSGPIFYHVVGLFIFFAPWSVVLAVTTWISIRQSATKRLMEPLSPEASQTIEASRNGVEAYRLLLCWIGAYLLFFSLAATKLPNYVLPLYPALAILTARMIDRWRTGELTLPRWAMPAGVGALALVGVILGTASVLLGGIVDVKIGKMPRLEGMREVLWVAAIPLLGAAIAAIYLRWNDRQRVVQAMTLTAVAFTGCVAAVASYALEPHKAPKAIAQELGLHQPDAEIRIGSLVWFQPSLVYYVQRQVTKLPDIPATIEFLKQPVPTYVLIHEKDYDRILPQLTVPHTVIGKRYDLYKNGHVVVLSNPAAQAARQPAGGAPAGVAWNDR
- a CDS encoding ROK family protein, with protein sequence MSTALRYVGLDVGGTTMKAAVIDDEGIAAPAVSLPTEAHRGQEAGLERMCETIRAAVSAAGMTMDQITAIGVATPGIMDIAAGLIVDPPNLKPWKNVQVRGHIAEVFQKPTAFQNDANAAAFGEYWIGTGRDAHSMVLFTLGTGVGGGIIIGDQVIEGRHSHGGELGHMRIQLRGGRLCGCGRLGCLEAYASATAVVARAREEVATYTGSTKLKELLQSASGEEFSSRTIFDAAAHGDELAEKIVDDTAFYLAVGATNMMHSVDPDLILFGGGMIAAGESFLNRIRKHVHEIALPIPAERCEIRYASLGSDAGFIGAAACARQLIHRQRASSK
- a CDS encoding alginate export family protein, with the protein product MKPVRSVFGLCLGSLLASTAWGQSPATPIPTPLPTISSPIGSESVLPLPPAMSAIPLMESVPQTVSPAPATEPKSPSVFSKMPPLQTVALPGGAPIPPTNDGYYTGLDWLLDQAGPPPKSPFPRFALVPFSFENSNYRPLDSVPFDERDIWESLKRIPVGDDWMFSMGGEFRWRYADETNSRLTGVRNTYDLFRTRLYGDLYYRDRFRFFVEGLFAESVNQNLPFNAVDINRGDIHEAFADLRLFDFGEDHRVWVRGGRQELIYGSQRLLSPSEWGNVRRRFDGVKLYERSEKWDLDLWVTSPVLNATNSLDSTDRNVVFTGAWNTFRPAKGHYIDLYYLNLDNTNPVSVGAGGRRGGHNISTFGFRALSNANAWMYDVEAAWQTGRWVNQDISAAMFSGGVGYHWKERPWNPQLWFFYDFASGDNDPLSGKHTTFNHLYSFGHFYFGYNDVVGRQNIHDFNVQFALYPSEWITTQAQFHVFHLAEARDALYGPVGAPLRRDITGRAGTDVGQELDWIVNFHLTKHQDLLIGYSHLFTGDFIRATGAGGDLDTIYVQYNYRW